In Streptomyces erythrochromogenes, the DNA window AAGGCCCCAGAGCGGCATAGCCGGTCACCGCGCGTACGCGGAGGGGCGTCCACCCCCTCTCACGGCCGAAGCGGCGACTCCCCGGGACTACCGCGTGCTGGAGGGCTGAGGGCACAGCGCCTGAGTGACTGCCGCGATGCGCAGCTCCTCCAAGAGCACGAGTTGCTTCTCGGCGCGTTCCGCCAGGGCGTCCAGGTGCTCGGTGGAAAGGCGTTCGTCGGTGTGGGCGAGGGTCTCCAGGGTCCGCCAGCAGGCCTTCTTGCCCTGGACGTCGAGGAGCATGGACCCTGCCCGGCCGCGAGCGCGGCTCTCACGGGGTGAGGCAGGGGCGCAGGGTGAAGAGGCTGCGGGTGCCGGTGAGGTCGAGGACGCGCAGCGCCTGGCGCGGGACGCCGCACAGGTGCAGCACGCCGTGCTCGGCGCGGGCGCGGTTGCGCAGGGTGAGGAGCATGTTGAGGCCGCTGGAGTCCATGTGGGTCACGGCCGACAGGTCGAGGGCAAGGGTCTGACCCTCCAGGGCCAGGGTGTCGGTGGCTCGGGTGACAGTGGGGCAGGTGGTCATGTCGAGTTCACCGGCCACGGTCACGGCCGTCACGCCGGGTTGCACACTGACATCGAGGTCAAGCCTGATGGGGAGCATCACTGGTCCGCCGTTCGGGATCTAAGCCCATTACGGTCGGCTCCCGGCGTACGCGGAGGAGGCCGTCAAGCGTGCAGCCGTCGGAAGGCCACTCACAGCCGAGCGAGACCACCCGTACCGCCGGTCTTCAGGCGCACGAGGTCTCCCACCAGACCAGGCTGGTTCCCTCGAGCGTGTCACGCCGACGCAGGGAACACCAGACCCCCTTATCAGCCCGGCCGCGCAAGCGCCCGGGGCCGCGCCACAGCAATCCGCTGTCGCACCTGTCTGCACTCGGCAGACTGTGGCGCGGTTTCCGTTCGCGAAGCGGGGCATCCGCCAGATAGGCACGCCGCGGAGGAGGAACAGGTGACCACAACCGTCCTGGACCAGTCCCTGTCTCGTACTGGCTGGCCTGGAGCAGCAGCTCGTGAGGCCACCCGCGCCTTCCTCGCGCGCGCTGCCCGCCTACGGGCACCTGCCAAGGACGGGAGCATGGATGACGTCCTCCTGGTGGTGGCCGAGCTCGTTGCCAACGCGATCCGGCACACGGACGGCCCCTCTTCCCTCCACCTGGAACTGCTCGATGACGCCGTCGATGTCTGCGTCGCCGACCCCAGCCCCCGGCCGCCCCAGCCAAGGACCCCTCGCACGGACGGAACCGGTGGGTGGGGATGGTTCATGCTTCAGCGCCTTGCAACGCACATCCGGATCAGACCAGCAGCGGGTGGCGGCAAGATCATCTGTGCGGAACTCCCCTGGTAGCGGGGTGTTGGCCTGTGGCTGACCCCGGCCCGAGCCGACGTCTTTATTGATTGCCGCGCAGGCTGCGGGATCTCCGGCCTCCCAGGGTCTCGTGGTGCAATGTGGCTGCGACACCGCCTTGGCGCGGTCTTCCCGCGCCGGGACTGAGTCCCGGCCGCCATCACGCAAAGGGGTCGTTGTGACCGCAGGAGAGCCGGACGATGGGCAGGAGTCTCTTCGCTCCACCAGCCGGAACCGCCGGGGCACGGCGATGACGTTGGCGGGGGCGTTGGAGGCTGCGGAGGGGCCGCGGCGCCCGTGGAGTCGCTCGATGTGGTCGCGCGCCTGCTGAAGGAGCATCTCGGGGCTGCCTCGGTATCGTTCTTGATCGCTGATTTCACCGGCAGTTCGGTTCGTACGGCTGGGGGATGCGGGCAGCGTCGAGACAGGTGAGCCGGCCGCGCGCATTCGGCTGCGGGGAACCCTGTACGACGACGTGATCCGCAGCCAGCGGCCGCAGGTGGAGGACGGGGGCGACAGTGGGTTGGTGCGGGTCGTCGCCCCGGTGACCAACCGCGGAGATGCCATCGGGCTACTGGAGCTGTTCCTGCCTGCCGCTCCGGGCGCCGAAGTGATGCGGGAAATCGGTGAGACCGCGCACGCGCTGGCGTACATCGTCATCGCCAACCGGTCCCATACCGACGTGTACCAGTGGGGCCGGCGCACCAAGCCGCTGAGTCTGGCCGCGGAGATCCAGCACCGGCTGCTCCCGGCGTCGCTGGCATGTGAGGCGGCACATTTCGCGGTCGCCGGTGCCCTGGAACCCGCCGACCACGTCGGGGGCGACACCTTCGACTACGTGATCGACCGGGATACGGTCCAGCTCTCCGTCACCGACGCCATGGGCCACGACGTCGACGCCGCGCTGCTGGCCACCCTCGTCGTAGGTGCTCTGCGGCGGGCGCGGCGGGCGGGCGCCGATCTCGGGGAACAGGCCCACCAGGCCGACCAGGCCATGCGCGATCACGGCCGCAGGGGCTACGTCACCGGTCAGCTGCTGCGCATCGGTCTGCTCGACGGCCTGGCGGAGTTCGTCAACGCCGGGCATCCGTGGCCGCTGCGGATGCGCGACGGGCAGGTACAGGAGGTCGTTCCCGAAGTCGATCTACCGTTCGGCCTCAATGTCCATGGATCGCCGGCCGTCACCTACCGGGTGCAGACGCTGGACCTGCGGCCTGGTGACCGGCTGGAAGCCCTTCTTTTCGGGTGGCCTAGATCGGGGGTCGCTGACCGGTGGAGCTGCCACGCGCCTGACCGGCTGCCTCCTCCCCTACGTGGCGCAGTTCGTCGGCAGTTTCCTGACCGGTGTGCTGCGCGTGCTCGGTCGTGGTGGAGACCGCCTCCTGAGCGGTGTCCTTCACCGATTCGACAGCTTCGGCGACCGGCTCCTTCATCTCGTCACGGACCTCCTCGGCAGCGTGGATTGCGGTCTGCTTGACCGGTTCCAGCAGTTCATCGGAGTGCTCGCGCAGTTGCTGACCCGCCCGCTCCTCGACCTCGGTGGTCGGCAGGAGGGCTGCTGCGAGCATGCCGGCGCCGAAAGCCATCAGGCCTGCGGCGAGCGGGCTGCCCTGAGTCTGGCGCTTGATCTGCGCCGGGGCCTGCTGAACGCCCTCCTGCACGCTCCCTGCGATCTGCTGGGCCGTCTCCGTCACGCTGTCCGCCGCCTGGTGGATGCCTCCGGAGGTTTCGTGCGCAGCATCGTGTGCTGTGCCCATGACTCGCTCCTTCACTCCAGTGGCCCGATGGCGCATCGAGTCGACTTTGCGCTGGGCTACCTTGCTCGGGGTCATCCTGTCCGCCAGGAGGTCGACGTTGCGCGCGAGGTGCGCTCGCCTGTATTCCACGTCGGTCCTCAGCTCGTCGGGTGTCGTGCCCATCGCGCGTCCTCCTTCAAGGTCTCAACGGTCTGTTCGGGCTTGAGGTTGACCGTGCGCAGGCGCTTGCGGCCCATCGCGTAGAGGACCCCGCCCACGACGGCCCACAGCACCGTGACGATCAGGGCCGCCCAAGCGGGGTCCATCACGTTGGCGAGGGCGAAGACGACGGTCAGGCTGGCGAAGAGGAGCACGACGTGTCCGGCGTAGCCCGCTCCGCCCAGCATGCCGACCGCCTTGCCCGCCTTGGCGGACTCCTGCTTGATCTCGGCCTTCGCCAATTCGATCTCGGTGCGGACCAGTTGGGACACGTCCTGACCGATCTCACCGATCAGATCGCCTATCGAGGCATCCGGCGGCATCGACGGCGGGGGCGGGGCCGGGGCCGTCGGTCGCTCATGGGAGGAGAGGGCCATGCTCAGATCCCTCCCCCGGGTCGCGACACGCCGCTGGTGGGCGGCTCGCTCGTCGGCGGGTAAGCCGGCGGGGCAGGGGTGACCTGTGGCCGCTCGGACTGCCCGTAGGTGCCGAGAGGATCCGCGACGCCAACGGGTACTCCGGTGCGACCGGGGTGGGATCCCGCCACCGGTGCTGCATCGCCCGAAGGGGCGGGCGGCGGGGTGGGGGATGGGGCGCCGGCGCTGTCGTCGTGGGCTGCCGAGGGGGTTCCGGCAGACCCGGCCGCACTGACGCTCTTGCCGGCCCGTGCGACGACGAAGCCCGCGAGGGCCGCGCCCGCCAGGAAGACGCCCGGGCGGCGGCGGGCGAAACTCTGCAGGTCGCCAACCAGCCCGTCAGGGCCTCGCTTTTCGACGTGGGCGGCGATCTGGTGCCCGCCGTCGGCTATCTGACGGGCGACGTCCGCCATGGTGGAGTCGGGCTTGCCGTTCTCGCCGAGTTCCCGCAGCTCCTGGGACAGCCGGCGTACGTTCTCCGCCAGCCTCTGCGTCTGGGTCTGCGCCTGGTCCGTCAGCTGGGTGCGCAGTTCCCCCACGAGGTCCCGAGCCTGCGCGGTGGCCTCGCCGACGACATTGGCCGCCTGGTCCTTGGCCGTGCCGCCCACTTCGGCGGCCTTGCTGCCGACCAGCGATGCGCTCTCGCTGGCCTTTTCCTGCACCGTGTGCGCTACGGCCGCCGTATTGCTCTCTTCCTGACGGCGCGCATTCTGGAAGTCACTCAAGGCTCCTCCTCATGAATGGCGATCGTGTGTTCAGGAGGCACCTGCCCGCCTTTCGAGGTCTAACCCCGATCGGCGCAGCGGAAGCGATGGCGCTCAGACGCTGGTCGGCGCTTGCAATACGATCTGTGCGGTGCCTTTCCCTGGCTGCCCGCAGTCGGCGACATACCCTCAGGGGCTTCCACGGACGCGAGAAAAGCAGCCGTGCTCCTTCATGTGCCCCGCAGTCCATGCGCCTGCTTTTTTCACGGTTTCGGGCGCCGGTTTTCAGGACTTTAGGGGGCGCCCAATCAGGCCGGAGTGATGTTCATGAGAACGGGAGGCACCCCGACGCGGCGAGGGAGGGGGAGGGTGGCGGAGTCAGTTGGGCGTGCGAGCTTGACCGCAGAGGCGAGCAGGATCAAGGCCAGCGCGGGGGATGAGGACCACGTCTGGGAACACTCCGAGCATCAGCCCGCCCAGAACCGCGACGGCGATCTCGCCTGCGGCCATGACCACGGTGAAGCGGAGGTTCGCGCCCGGCCCCACCTTCAGGAGAAGCCACTGGATGCGGGCCCAGTACTTGTCAGGACCTCCGAGCACTCCTTGCACAGGGCGGGACAGGGACCAGGCGGGCGGCGGCTGAGTCGTGGGGGAATCTCCAGGAGAGCTGGGTCTCCGCACGGGCATGCCGGCCGCCCAGGCGATCTGGCTCGCTGCGGTTGGACAGCGGTCAGCGGTTCTCGGCGTCATCGGCGTCGGCCACAGGACCGGACAGGCTAGCCCCCGTTTCCGAACGCATGGTTTCGGGTCACAGGTGTAGGGCCTGTCCCCTGTGTCTGGAGATGTGATGTCCGAGAAGAACCCGGTCAAGGCAGTTACTGACAAGATCGCCGGCGCCCTGCACGGCGACGGCGCGCCGAGCGACGGACCGGAGGACGGTGTCCCCGGTAAGCCCGCTCCGGTCTCCCCGCAGGTGGTGGAGCCGACCGAGCCTGTGGAGCCGCTGCCGCCGAAAGCGGATCAGAGCGGCCCGGAGACGGTCAGTCCGACCGGCCAGCCCACCGGCGCGGACCCGGCCAGGGTCGCGCAGAGCGGCGCGTACCTGACGACCGCGCAGGGCGTCCGTCTGCCCGACACGGACCACTCGCTCAAGGCGGGCTCCCGGGGGCCGGTGCTGCTGCAGGACCACCACCTGCGTGAAAAGCTTATGCACTTCGACCACGAGCGGATCCCCGAGCGTGTGGTCCACGCCCGCGGCTCGGCCGCGCACGGCGTCTTCCAGTCCTACGGCACCGCGCAAACGGTCACCAAGGCCGCGTTCCTCGCCCGGGACACCGAAACGCCGGTGTTCGTACGGTTCTCCACCGTGCTCGGCTCGCGCGGCTCCGCCGACACCGTCCGCGACACCCGCGGCTTCGCGACGAAGTTCTACACCGAGGAAGGCGTCTTCGACCTGGTCGGAAACAACATCCCGGTCTTCTTCATCCAGGACGCGATCAAGTTCCCCGACATCATCCACGCCGGCAAGCCGCACCCGGACCGCGAGATCCCGCAGGCCCAGTCCGCGCACGACACGTTCTGGGACTTCGTGTCCCTGCACACCGAAGCCACCCACCACACCCTGTGGAACATGTCCGACCGGGGCATCCCCCGCTCCTACCGGATGATGGAGGGCTTCGGCGTCCACACCTTCCGCCTCGTCAACGCCCAGGGCACCACGACGCTGGTGAAGTTCCACTGGAAGCCCAAGCTGGGCGTGCACTCCCTCGTGTGGGAGGAGGCGCAGATCCTCGCCGGGGTCGATCCCGACTTCCACCGCCGGGACCTCTTCGACGCCATCGAGTCCGGCGCGTTCCCGCAGTGGGAGCTGGGCATCCAGACCTTCCCCGACACCGACGACCAGATGTTCGAGGGCATCGACCTCCTCGACCCGACGAAGATCGTTCCGGAGGAGCTCGCGCCGGTGAAGCCGGTCGGGCTGCTGACGCTGAACGCGAACCCGTCGAACTTCTTCGCCGAGGTCGAGCAGGTCGCCTTCCACACCGGACACCTCGTCCCGGGCATCGACGCGACCGACGACCCGCTGCTGGCCGGCCGGATGTTCTCCTACCTGGACACACAGCTCACCCGGCTCGGCGGCCCCAACTTCCCGCAGATCCCGATCAACCGCACCCACGCACCCGTCAACGACATGCTCCGCGACGGCTTCCACCAGACGGCCGTACACCGGGGCGTAGCCCCCTACAAGCCCAACAGCCTCGACGGCGGCTGCCCGTTCTTCGCCGGCGCCGACACCGGCGCGTTCATCGAGGTACCCGTCGAGGTTCCCGCCGGACGCAAGGTACGCGAAGCACCCGCCTCGTTCGCCGACCACTTCTCCCAGGCGCGCCTGTTCTGGCTCAGCATGAGCCCGGTGGAGCGCGAGCACATCATCGCCGCCTACACCTTCGAGCTGGCCAAGTGCTACGAGCAGGCCATCAAGGAACGCGCCCTCGGCGTACTCGCCAACATCGACCCCGAGCTGTGCTCCCAGGTCGCGGCCGGACTGGGCCTGCCGGCACCGGCCGCCACCGAGCCGCTCGCCGACGTCCGCCCGAGCCCCGCCCTGTCCCAGGTCGGCCGCACCTGGCCGCTGCATGGACGCGTCATCGGCATCGTCACCGGCCAGGCCATGGACATGGTCGGCGTGAACGGGGTGCGCCAGGCCATCCTCGACGCCGGAATGGTGCCGCTGGTCGTGGCGGCGGCCGGCGGAGTACTGGGCACCGGCTCCGACACGGTGACGGTCCAGCGCACCTTCGCCACCGCCCGCTCGGTCGAATTCGACGCGCTGGTCTTCGCGGGTGTGCCCGGAGCGGGCGCCGACGCCTACGGGGCTCGCGACGCCAAGGCCGGAGCCCCCAGGCCGCCGGTCAGCGACCCCCGTGTCCTCGCTCTGCTCACCGAGGCCTACCAGCACGGCAAGGCCCTCATCGGCTTGGGCGGGGCGGAAGCCCTCTTCGAGGCGGCCGGAATCTCGGTCGGCGAACCGGGCGTCGTCGTCACCGACGGCGCCCAGGGAATGCGCCAGCTCATGGAACTGCTCGCAGCCCACCGCGTCTGGGAACGCTTCCCCGCCGCCATGTGAGGCTCCTCCCCCGCCGCGACCGCACCCTCTCGGGAGCGACCGCGGCGGGGAGATGCCGGAGTCCTCGATACGGCCTGGAGATCAGAGTGGTCGATGATTCATCGACCGAGCTGCGGATCAGCAGCATCACACCCGGGCGCCGCGGGCGGCTCCCCTGGCGCCTCGCATCGGCGCCGGCTGCGGCCATTTCGATCAGGGCCAGCATCCGTTCAGACACGCCTTCTGAATCACGCCATCGCTCCCACCGGGCAGCTGGGGAGTCTGCGGCTTCAGGGTGGCTCGTGGGTGACGATGTTCGGTGCGTCGGGACCGGGCCGGGGTGGATCACGGGCTTGCGCCCTTTGACTCACGCTGCCAAAGGGGGATGGCAGGCCTCTGTCACAAGCTACGGGCTCGCGGCTCTGCCGGGTGGGCTGTCAGCGCGTTCCGGGCATGGGACGCCGCATTCCGTGGTCGCGGCGGTTGGCGCTGTCGTCACGGGCCGCGGAGGCTGCGGCGAGGGCGAGGAGGGTGGCGATGACGCCGGTGATGAGGTTGCTGGTGATCGACCGCGTGTGGGCGACGTCGCCCGCGACGACCCAGGGGGCGACACAGGCCCAAATGCCGATAGCGGCCGCAGCCCAGGCCATCGAGTGGGTGCGCTCGTAGGAGTTGCCGAGACCGCCGAGCAGGAGCATGTAGGCGATGCCGGCGATGAGGTTGGTGACGGCCAGAGTGGTAAAGCCGTTGAAGCCGACTATCCAGGGGGATGCGGCGAGGTAGAGACCTGTGAGCAGGGCAAGGGCCTCGACCATCTGGGCGCGAGGCGTGGCGGCCGCGCGGTCGTGCCTGGCACGCAGCTCCACCAGGTCGGGGTGCTCTTCGATGGGCGCGCGATGGGTTGACGCCATGCTGACCTCCAGAGAAGGAGTAATGATCCGCATATGCCCATAAATAGGACATGAACCCGGCGCAGCGGAACGGCTCCGCCCTCGGTGAGGGGGAGCCGTTCCGTCTGGCGCAAAGCCGGGCCGCTCAGGCGTGCCGGTGGTGTCGCCTGTTGCCCGCGATCAGTCGGTAGACGATGAGGAGAATGACGGAGCCGATGATGGCAGCGATCCAGGTGGAGAGATCGAAGAACCCGTCGATGGAGTCGACGCCGAAGATGACCTTGCCCAGCCATCCGCCGAGCAGGCCGCCCGCGATGCCGATAAGCATGGTGACGATGATCCCGCCCGGGTCCTTGCCGGGCATCAGCGCCTTGGCGATGAAGCCCGCGAGCAAGCCGATCAAGATCCAAGCAATGATGCCCATGCACTTCTCCTACCTCGATGAATAAAGCGGGTGTTAACGCTCGTCTTCACCTCTCCGAGCGTTACAAACGTCGGGACTCTTGATCATTCGCCAGGCCAGGACGGAACGGTGTCGGGACCACAGGTCAATGACAATGGCTGGCCTACATATGCACGAAGCGAGCGCTCGAGTCTGACGACCACGCGACGGTCAGGCTCCGGGTCGGTCGGACACCACCGCCCCAGCGCACCTGGGGCCGCTCCGGTGCGGGCCGTCTGCCGAGCCGTCCACCCCGACTACCACGCCCACCGCTACCCGCACACCCAGGACTACCGCGACTACGTCGCCAGCGGCCGCCCCATCCGCATCATCCGAATACGCCTCGCTCCCGGCGAGGGCTACGTAGCCCCGACCGAGCACCTGCTGCACGACGGCTCCACCGAGGCCCAAGACCAGCCCTCGGCGGCCGCGTTCTGGCTCGGACACTGGCCCCGCGGGATCCTGCCCCCCTCATCCGACATCTCGCGCCGATGCTTTCCGTGGGACTCAGACTGATAGCAAGGCCACCCGGTAGGCCCTCGGCACCACGCGAACCGCATAGCTTCGCAGTCGTCAGGACATCCTCGGAAACAGCAGTGCGGGCCGCCGCTCCCCGGCAGCTGCGGCCCGCACTCCCCCATCGCCGGAGGCGGCAGAGATCGAATGCTCCTGCAAGCTGCGAGCGCTTGCGACAGCAGGTCGGCCAGGAAATCCGGAGAAGCCCAGGCCAAAGGTGCCGTATGGTGGAGGCACGACGCGGGGTGGAGCAGCTCGGTAGCTCGCTGGGCTCATAACCCAGAGGTCGCAGGTTCAAATCCTGTCCCTGCTACTGCTCAGAAGGGCCCAGATCTCCGATAGAGATCTGGGCCCTTCTG includes these proteins:
- a CDS encoding phage holin family protein, which encodes MALSSHERPTAPAPPPPSMPPDASIGDLIGEIGQDVSQLVRTEIELAKAEIKQESAKAGKAVGMLGGAGYAGHVVLLFASLTVVFALANVMDPAWAALIVTVLWAVVGGVLYAMGRKRLRTVNLKPEQTVETLKEDARWARHPTS
- a CDS encoding DUF3618 domain-containing protein, translating into MGTTPDELRTDVEYRRAHLARNVDLLADRMTPSKVAQRKVDSMRHRATGVKERVMGTAHDAAHETSGGIHQAADSVTETAQQIAGSVQEGVQQAPAQIKRQTQGSPLAAGLMAFGAGMLAAALLPTTEVEERAGQQLREHSDELLEPVKQTAIHAAEEVRDEMKEPVAEAVESVKDTAQEAVSTTTEHAQHTGQETADELRHVGEEAAGQARGSSTGQRPPI
- a CDS encoding catalase, which translates into the protein MSEKNPVKAVTDKIAGALHGDGAPSDGPEDGVPGKPAPVSPQVVEPTEPVEPLPPKADQSGPETVSPTGQPTGADPARVAQSGAYLTTAQGVRLPDTDHSLKAGSRGPVLLQDHHLREKLMHFDHERIPERVVHARGSAAHGVFQSYGTAQTVTKAAFLARDTETPVFVRFSTVLGSRGSADTVRDTRGFATKFYTEEGVFDLVGNNIPVFFIQDAIKFPDIIHAGKPHPDREIPQAQSAHDTFWDFVSLHTEATHHTLWNMSDRGIPRSYRMMEGFGVHTFRLVNAQGTTTLVKFHWKPKLGVHSLVWEEAQILAGVDPDFHRRDLFDAIESGAFPQWELGIQTFPDTDDQMFEGIDLLDPTKIVPEELAPVKPVGLLTLNANPSNFFAEVEQVAFHTGHLVPGIDATDDPLLAGRMFSYLDTQLTRLGGPNFPQIPINRTHAPVNDMLRDGFHQTAVHRGVAPYKPNSLDGGCPFFAGADTGAFIEVPVEVPAGRKVREAPASFADHFSQARLFWLSMSPVEREHIIAAYTFELAKCYEQAIKERALGVLANIDPELCSQVAAGLGLPAPAATEPLADVRPSPALSQVGRTWPLHGRVIGIVTGQAMDMVGVNGVRQAILDAGMVPLVVAAAGGVLGTGSDTVTVQRTFATARSVEFDALVFAGVPGAGADAYGARDAKAGAPRPPVSDPRVLALLTEAYQHGKALIGLGGAEALFEAAGISVGEPGVVVTDGAQGMRQLMELLAAHRVWERFPAAM
- a CDS encoding STAS domain-containing protein gives rise to the protein MLPIRLDLDVSVQPGVTAVTVAGELDMTTCPTVTRATDTLALEGQTLALDLSAVTHMDSSGLNMLLTLRNRARAEHGVLHLCGVPRQALRVLDLTGTRSLFTLRPCLTP
- a CDS encoding ATP-binding protein — translated: MTTTVLDQSLSRTGWPGAAAREATRAFLARAARLRAPAKDGSMDDVLLVVAELVANAIRHTDGPSSLHLELLDDAVDVCVADPSPRPPQPRTPRTDGTGGWGWFMLQRLATHIRIRPAAGGGKIICAELPW
- a CDS encoding SPW repeat protein, whose protein sequence is MASTHRAPIEEHPDLVELRARHDRAAATPRAQMVEALALLTGLYLAASPWIVGFNGFTTLAVTNLIAGIAYMLLLGGLGNSYERTHSMAWAAAAIGIWACVAPWVVAGDVAHTRSITSNLITGVIATLLALAAASAARDDSANRRDHGMRRPMPGTR
- a CDS encoding GlsB/YeaQ/YmgE family stress response membrane protein, producing MGIIAWILIGLLAGFIAKALMPGKDPGGIIVTMLIGIAGGLLGGWLGKVIFGVDSIDGFFDLSTWIAAIIGSVILLIVYRLIAGNRRHHRHA